The proteins below are encoded in one region of Chlamydia sp.:
- the trpB gene encoding tryptophan synthase subunit beta, with translation MHNHPHPFGGAFLPEELLAPIQDLQTGWDTLKTQQKFLSELDAILKNYAGRPTPLTEVKNFACAIDGPRVFLKREDLLHTGAHKINNALGQCLLAKYLGKNRVVAETGAGQHGVATATACAYLGLNCVVYMGAKDVERQKPNVERMRFLGAEVVTVTQGSSGLKDAVNQALQDWAFTYSSTHYCLGSALGPLPYPEIVRSFQSVISFELKEQIHAATGRDPDILIACIGGGSNAIGFFHHFIPNPHVRLIGVEGGGLGIASGKHAARFATGRPGVLHGFYSYLLQDHEGQILPTHSISAGLDYPSVGPDHAEMHESGRAFYTLATDEEALQAFFLLTRNEGIIPALESSHALAHLVSIAPSLPKEHIVVVNLSGRGDKDLPQIIQRNKGIMS, from the coding sequence ATGCACAATCATCCACACCCTTTTGGCGGAGCTTTTCTTCCAGAAGAATTATTAGCGCCTATACAAGATTTGCAGACAGGATGGGACACTCTAAAAACTCAGCAAAAATTTTTGTCTGAACTAGATGCTATTTTAAAAAATTATGCTGGAAGACCAACTCCTTTGACAGAAGTCAAAAATTTTGCTTGTGCTATTGATGGGCCACGAGTGTTTCTTAAACGAGAAGATCTTCTGCACACTGGAGCGCATAAAATTAATAATGCACTGGGGCAATGTTTGCTTGCTAAATATCTTGGGAAAAATCGTGTCGTTGCAGAAACGGGGGCAGGACAGCATGGTGTAGCTACAGCTACAGCGTGTGCTTATCTCGGTCTAAATTGTGTAGTGTACATGGGAGCAAAAGATGTAGAACGGCAAAAACCTAACGTAGAAAGAATGCGTTTTTTAGGCGCAGAAGTTGTTACTGTAACACAAGGATCTTCAGGATTGAAAGATGCTGTTAATCAAGCTTTACAAGATTGGGCATTCACTTATTCTTCTACGCACTATTGTTTAGGATCTGCTTTAGGGCCTTTGCCATATCCAGAGATTGTTCGCTCTTTTCAATCTGTTATAAGTTTTGAATTAAAAGAGCAGATCCATGCCGCGACAGGACGTGATCCTGATATACTTATTGCCTGCATTGGAGGAGGCTCGAATGCTATTGGATTTTTTCATCATTTTATTCCTAATCCACATGTTCGGTTGATTGGGGTAGAAGGGGGAGGACTTGGTATCGCTTCAGGTAAACATGCGGCTCGTTTTGCCACAGGTCGTCCTGGAGTTCTTCATGGTTTTTACTCGTATCTTCTTCAAGATCACGAAGGGCAAATCTTGCCAACGCATTCTATTTCCGCAGGGTTAGATTATCCTTCAGTTGGACCAGACCATGCAGAAATGCATGAATCTGGAAGGGCCTTTTATACTCTAGCCACCGATGAAGAAGCTCTACAGGCATTCTTTTTACTTACACGTAATGAAGGCATCATTCCTGCACTCGAATCTTCACATGCTCTTGCACATTTAGTTTCGATTGCTCCGTCCTTGCCTAAAGAACATATCGTGGTTGTTAACTTGTCTGGCCGGGGAGATAAGGATCTTCCTCAAATAATCCAAAGGAACAAAGGTATCATGTCATGA
- the trpR gene encoding trp operon repressor, giving the protein MSEQEAPGWQAFLKLCSKMKTEQALHNFFSLFLTFSERDDLTSRCQIIQALLEGQLTQREIAEKYQVSIAQITRGSNALKNLDSQFKKFLRETI; this is encoded by the coding sequence ATGTCAGAACAAGAGGCGCCTGGATGGCAGGCTTTTTTGAAATTATGTTCTAAAATGAAAACAGAACAAGCTTTACACAACTTTTTCTCCCTATTTCTTACTTTTAGCGAGCGCGACGATCTTACTTCACGTTGCCAGATCATTCAAGCTTTATTAGAAGGGCAGTTAACACAGAGAGAAATCGCGGAGAAATATCAAGTGAGTATAGCACAGATTACACGGGGATCTAACGCACTTAAGAATTTAGATTCTCAATTTAAGAAATTTTTACGAGAGACTATTTAG